One stretch of Halichoerus grypus chromosome 8, mHalGry1.hap1.1, whole genome shotgun sequence DNA includes these proteins:
- the SEMA6D gene encoding semaphorin-6D isoform X7 encodes MRFFLLCAYMLLLMISQLRAVSFPEDDEPLNTVDYHYSRQYPVFRGRPSGNESQHRLDFQLMLKIRDTLYIAGRDQVYTVNLNEIPKTEVIPSKKLTWRSRQQDRENCAMKGKHKDECHNFIKVFVPRNDEMVFVCGTNAFNPMCRYYRLNTLEYDGEEISGLARCPFDARQTNVALFADGKLYSATVADFLASDAVIYRSMGDGSALRTIKYDSKWIKEPHFLHAIEYGNFVYFFFREIAVEHNNLGKAVYSRVARICKNDMGGSQRVLEKHWTSFLKARLNCSVPGDSFFYFDVLQSITDIIQINGIPTVVGVFTTQLNSIPGSAVCAFSMDDIEKVFKGRFKEQKTPDSVWTAVPEDKVPKPRPGCCAKHGLAEAYKTSIDFPDETLSFIKSHPLMDSAVPPVADEPWFTKTRIRYRLTAIAVDHTAGPHQNYTVIFVGSEAGVVLKVLAKTSPFSLNDSVLLEEIEAYNHAKCNAENEEDRKVISLQLDKDHHAVYVAFSSCVIRLPLSRCERYGSCKKSCVASRDPYCGWLSQGTCGRVTPGMLAGGYEQDTEYGNTAHLGDCHEILPTSTTPDYKIFGGPTSGVRWEVQSGESNQMVHMNVLITCVFAAFVLGAFIAGVAVYCYRDLFVRKNRKIHKDAESAQSCTDSSGSFAKLNGLFDSPVKEYQQNIDSPKLYSNLLTSRKELPPNGDTKSMVMDHRGQPPELAALPTPESTPVLHQKTLQAMKSHSDKAHGHGASRKETPQFFPSSPPPHSPLSHGHIPSAIVLPNATHDYNMSFSNSNAHKAEKKLQNIDHPLTKSSSKRDHRRSVDSRNTLNDLLKHLNDPNSNPKAIMGDIQMAHQTLMLDPVGPMSEVPPKVPNREASLYSPPSTLPRNSPTKRVDVPTTPGVPMTSLERQRGYHKNSSQRHSISAMPKNLNSPNGVLLSRQPSMNRGGYMPTPTGAKVDYIQGTPVSVHLQPSLSRQSSYTSNGTLPRTGLKRTPSLKPDVPPKPSFVPQTTSVRPLNKYTY; translated from the exons ATGAGGTTCTTCCTGCTTTGTGCCTACATGCTGCTCCTGATGATTTCCCAGCTGAGGGCAGTCAGCTTTCCTGAAGATGATGAACCCCTCAATACAGTTGATTATCACT ATTCAAGGCAATATCCGGTTTTTAGAGGACGCCCTTCAGGCAATGAATCCCAGCACAGGCTGGACTTTCAGCTGATGTTGAAAATTCGAGACACACTTTATATTGCTGGCAG GGATCAAGTTTATACAGTAAACTTGAATGAAATCCCCAAAACAGAAGTAATACCGAGCAAG AAACTGACATGGCGGTCAAGACAACAGGACCGAGAAAACTGTGCTATGAAAGGCAAACATAAA GATGAATGCCACAACTTTATCAAAGTATTTGTTCCAAGAAACGATGAGATGGTTTTTGTATGTGGTACCAATGCATTTAATCCCATGTGTAGATACTATAGG ttgaATACCTTAGAGTATGACGGGGAGGAAATTAGTGGCCTGGCAAGATGCCCATTTGATGCCAGACAAACCAATGTTGCCCTTTTTGCTG ATGGGAAGCTGTATTCTGCCACAGTGGCTGACTTCTTGGCCAGCGATGCTGTTATTTATCGAAGCATGGGTGATGGATCTGCCCTTCGTACAATAAAATAtgattccaaatggattaaag AGCCACATTTTCTTCATGCCATAGAATATGGAAactttgtctatttcttctttcgaGAAATTGCTGTGGAACATAATAATTTAGGCAAG GCTGTGTATTCCCGTGTGGCCCGCATCTGTAAAAATGACATGGGTGGCTCCCAGCGGGTCCTGGAGAAACACTGGACTTCATTTCTGAAGGCTCGGCTTAACTGCTCTGTCCCCGGAGATTCGTTTTTCTACTTTGATGTTCTGCAGTCTATTACAGACATCATACAAATCAATGGCATCCCCACTGTGGTCGGGGTGTTCACCACACAGCTCAACAG CATTCCTGGGTCTGCAGTGTGTGCATTTAGCATGGATGACATTGAAAAAGTATTCAAAGGACGgtttaaagaacagaaaacccCAGATTCTGTGTGGACAGCAGTCCCCGAAGACAAAGTACCGAAgccaag GCCTGGCTGTTGTGCAAAGCATGGCCTTGCCGAAGCTTATAAAACCTCCATCGATTTCCCTGATGAAACCCTGTCGTTCATCAAATCCCACCCGCTGATGGACTCTGCCGTCCCACCCGTTGCCGACGAGCCCTGGTTCACAAAGACCCGGATCAG GTACAGACTGACGGCCATCGCCGTCGACCACACTGCCGGGCCCCACCAGAACTACACAGTCATCTTTGTTGGCTCTGAAGCTGGCGTGGTGCTTAAAGTTTTGGCAAAGACCAGTCCTTTCTCTTTGAATGACAGTGTATTGCTGGAAGAGATTGAAGCATACAACCATGCAAA GTGTAATGCTGAGAATGAGGAGGACAGAAAGGTCATCTCATTACAGTTGGATAAAGACCATCACGCTGTGTACGTGGCGTTCTCCAGCTGCGTTATTCGCCTCCCCCTCAGTCGCTGTGAGCGTTACGGATCCTGTAAAAA GTCTTGTGTTGCATCTCGGGACCCGTACTGTGGCTGGTTAAGCCAGGGCACCTGTGGCAGAGTGACCCCAGGGATGCT CGCTGGAGGATACGAACAAGACACAGAATACGGCAACACGGCCCACCTAGGGGACTGCCATG aaattttgCCTACTTCAACTACACCAGATTACAAAATATTTGGCGGTCCAACATCtg GTGTGCGATGGGAGGTCCAGTCGGGGGAGTCCAACCAGATGGTCCACATGAATGTCCTCATCACCTGTGTCTTTGCCGCTTTTGTTTTGGGTGCATTCATTGCAGGTGTGGCAGTATACTGCTATCGTGACCTGTTTGTTCGGAAAAACAGAAAGATTCATAAAGATGCAGAATCTGCCCAGTCGTGCACAGACTCCAGTGGAAGTTTTGCCAAACTGAATGGTCTCTTTGACAGCCCAGTCAAGGAATATCAACAGAATATCGATTCTCCCAAATTGTACAGTAACCTGCTGACCAGTCGGAAAGAGTTGCCTCCCAACGGAGATACTAAATCCATGGTGATGGACCATCGGGGCCAACCTCCCGAACTGGCTGCTCTCCCCACGCCTGAGTCTACACCTGTGCTTCACCAGAAGACCCTGCAGGCCATGAAGAGCCACTCAGACAAGGCCCATGGCCATGGGGCTTCAAGGAAAGAAACCCCACAGTTTTTCCCTTCTAGTCCACCACCCCATTCCCCATTAAGTCACGGGCATATCCCCAGTGCCATTGTTCTTCCTAATGCTACTCATGACTACAACATGTCTTTCTCAAACTCCAATGCTCACAAAGCTGAAAAGAAGCTTCAAAACATTGACCACCCACTTACCAAGTCATCCAGTAAAAGAGATCACCGGCGTTCTGTGGATTCCAGAAATACCCTCAATGATCTCCTGAAGCATCTAAATGACCCAAACAGCAACCCCAAAGCCATCATGGGAGATATCCAGATGGCCCACCAGACCCTAATGCTGGATCCTGTGGGACCTATGTCTGAGGTCCCACCCAAGGTCCCCAACCGGGAGGCATCACTATACTCTCCTCCTTCAACTCTCCCCAGAAATAGCCCAACCAAGCGAGTGGACGTCCCCACCACTCCTGGAGTCCCAATGACATCTCTGGAAAGACAAAGGGGTTATCACAAAAATTCCTCGCAGAGGCACTCTATATCTGCAATGCCTAAAAACTTAAACTCACCAAATGGTGTTTTGTTGTCTAGACAGCCTAGTATGAACCGTGGAGGGTACATGCCCACCCCCACTGGGGCTAAGGTGGACTATATTCAGGGCACGCCAGTGAGTGTTCATCTGCAGCCTTCCCTCTCCAGACAGAGCAGCTATACAAGTAATGGCACCCTTCCTAGGACGGGACTAAAGAGGACACCGTCCTTAAAACCTGATGTGCCACCAAAGCCTTCATTTGTTCCTCAAACCACGTCTGTCAGACCACTGAACAAATACACTTACTAG
- the SEMA6D gene encoding semaphorin-6D isoform X1 — translation MRFFLLCAYMLLLMISQLRAVSFPEDDEPLNTVDYHYSRQYPVFRGRPSGNESQHRLDFQLMLKIRDTLYIAGRDQVYTVNLNEIPKTEVIPSKKLTWRSRQQDRENCAMKGKHKDECHNFIKVFVPRNDEMVFVCGTNAFNPMCRYYRLNTLEYDGEEISGLARCPFDARQTNVALFADGKLYSATVADFLASDAVIYRSMGDGSALRTIKYDSKWIKEPHFLHAIEYGNFVYFFFREIAVEHNNLGKAVYSRVARICKNDMGGSQRVLEKHWTSFLKARLNCSVPGDSFFYFDVLQSITDIIQINGIPTVVGVFTTQLNSIPGSAVCAFSMDDIEKVFKGRFKEQKTPDSVWTAVPEDKVPKPRPGCCAKHGLAEAYKTSIDFPDETLSFIKSHPLMDSAVPPVADEPWFTKTRIRYRLTAIAVDHTAGPHQNYTVIFVGSEAGVVLKVLAKTSPFSLNDSVLLEEIEAYNHAKCNAENEEDRKVISLQLDKDHHAVYVAFSSCVIRLPLSRCERYGSCKKSCVASRDPYCGWLSQGTCGRVTPGMLLLTEDFFAFHNHSAGGYEQDTEYGNTAHLGDCHEILPTSTTPDYKIFGGPTSDMEVSSSSVTTMASIPEITPKVIDTWRPKLTSSRKFVVQDDPNTSDFTDPLSGIPKGVRWEVQSGESNQMVHMNVLITCVFAAFVLGAFIAGVAVYCYRDLFVRKNRKIHKDAESAQSCTDSSGSFAKLNGLFDSPVKEYQQNIDSPKLYSNLLTSRKELPPNGDTKSMVMDHRGQPPELAALPTPESTPVLHQKTLQAMKSHSDKAHGHGASRKETPQFFPSSPPPHSPLSHGHIPSAIVLPNATHDYNMSFSNSNAHKAEKKLQNIDHPLTKSSSKRDHRRSVDSRNTLNDLLKHLNDPNSNPKAIMGDIQMAHQTLMLDPVGPMSEVPPKVPNREASLYSPPSTLPRNSPTKRVDVPTTPGVPMTSLERQRGYHKNSSQRHSISAMPKNLNSPNGVLLSRQPSMNRGGYMPTPTGAKVDYIQGTPVSVHLQPSLSRQSSYTSNGTLPRTGLKRTPSLKPDVPPKPSFVPQTTSVRPLNKYTY, via the exons ATGAGGTTCTTCCTGCTTTGTGCCTACATGCTGCTCCTGATGATTTCCCAGCTGAGGGCAGTCAGCTTTCCTGAAGATGATGAACCCCTCAATACAGTTGATTATCACT ATTCAAGGCAATATCCGGTTTTTAGAGGACGCCCTTCAGGCAATGAATCCCAGCACAGGCTGGACTTTCAGCTGATGTTGAAAATTCGAGACACACTTTATATTGCTGGCAG GGATCAAGTTTATACAGTAAACTTGAATGAAATCCCCAAAACAGAAGTAATACCGAGCAAG AAACTGACATGGCGGTCAAGACAACAGGACCGAGAAAACTGTGCTATGAAAGGCAAACATAAA GATGAATGCCACAACTTTATCAAAGTATTTGTTCCAAGAAACGATGAGATGGTTTTTGTATGTGGTACCAATGCATTTAATCCCATGTGTAGATACTATAGG ttgaATACCTTAGAGTATGACGGGGAGGAAATTAGTGGCCTGGCAAGATGCCCATTTGATGCCAGACAAACCAATGTTGCCCTTTTTGCTG ATGGGAAGCTGTATTCTGCCACAGTGGCTGACTTCTTGGCCAGCGATGCTGTTATTTATCGAAGCATGGGTGATGGATCTGCCCTTCGTACAATAAAATAtgattccaaatggattaaag AGCCACATTTTCTTCATGCCATAGAATATGGAAactttgtctatttcttctttcgaGAAATTGCTGTGGAACATAATAATTTAGGCAAG GCTGTGTATTCCCGTGTGGCCCGCATCTGTAAAAATGACATGGGTGGCTCCCAGCGGGTCCTGGAGAAACACTGGACTTCATTTCTGAAGGCTCGGCTTAACTGCTCTGTCCCCGGAGATTCGTTTTTCTACTTTGATGTTCTGCAGTCTATTACAGACATCATACAAATCAATGGCATCCCCACTGTGGTCGGGGTGTTCACCACACAGCTCAACAG CATTCCTGGGTCTGCAGTGTGTGCATTTAGCATGGATGACATTGAAAAAGTATTCAAAGGACGgtttaaagaacagaaaacccCAGATTCTGTGTGGACAGCAGTCCCCGAAGACAAAGTACCGAAgccaag GCCTGGCTGTTGTGCAAAGCATGGCCTTGCCGAAGCTTATAAAACCTCCATCGATTTCCCTGATGAAACCCTGTCGTTCATCAAATCCCACCCGCTGATGGACTCTGCCGTCCCACCCGTTGCCGACGAGCCCTGGTTCACAAAGACCCGGATCAG GTACAGACTGACGGCCATCGCCGTCGACCACACTGCCGGGCCCCACCAGAACTACACAGTCATCTTTGTTGGCTCTGAAGCTGGCGTGGTGCTTAAAGTTTTGGCAAAGACCAGTCCTTTCTCTTTGAATGACAGTGTATTGCTGGAAGAGATTGAAGCATACAACCATGCAAA GTGTAATGCTGAGAATGAGGAGGACAGAAAGGTCATCTCATTACAGTTGGATAAAGACCATCACGCTGTGTACGTGGCGTTCTCCAGCTGCGTTATTCGCCTCCCCCTCAGTCGCTGTGAGCGTTACGGATCCTGTAAAAA GTCTTGTGTTGCATCTCGGGACCCGTACTGTGGCTGGTTAAGCCAGGGCACCTGTGGCAGAGTGACCCCAGGGATGCT GCTGTTAACCGAAGACTTCTTTGCTTTCCATAACCACAGCGCTGGAGGATACGAACAAGACACAGAATACGGCAACACGGCCCACCTAGGGGACTGCCATG aaattttgCCTACTTCAACTACACCAGATTACAAAATATTTGGCGGTCCAACATCtg ACATGGAGGTATCTTCATCATCTGTTACCACAATGGCAAGTATCCCAGAAATTACACCTAAAGTGATTGATACCTGGAGACCTAAACTGACGAGCTCCCGGAAATTTGTAGTTCAAGATGACCCAAACACTTCTGATTTTACTGATCCTTTATCAGGTATCCCAAAGG GTGTGCGATGGGAGGTCCAGTCGGGGGAGTCCAACCAGATGGTCCACATGAATGTCCTCATCACCTGTGTCTTTGCCGCTTTTGTTTTGGGTGCATTCATTGCAGGTGTGGCAGTATACTGCTATCGTGACCTGTTTGTTCGGAAAAACAGAAAGATTCATAAAGATGCAGAATCTGCCCAGTCGTGCACAGACTCCAGTGGAAGTTTTGCCAAACTGAATGGTCTCTTTGACAGCCCAGTCAAGGAATATCAACAGAATATCGATTCTCCCAAATTGTACAGTAACCTGCTGACCAGTCGGAAAGAGTTGCCTCCCAACGGAGATACTAAATCCATGGTGATGGACCATCGGGGCCAACCTCCCGAACTGGCTGCTCTCCCCACGCCTGAGTCTACACCTGTGCTTCACCAGAAGACCCTGCAGGCCATGAAGAGCCACTCAGACAAGGCCCATGGCCATGGGGCTTCAAGGAAAGAAACCCCACAGTTTTTCCCTTCTAGTCCACCACCCCATTCCCCATTAAGTCACGGGCATATCCCCAGTGCCATTGTTCTTCCTAATGCTACTCATGACTACAACATGTCTTTCTCAAACTCCAATGCTCACAAAGCTGAAAAGAAGCTTCAAAACATTGACCACCCACTTACCAAGTCATCCAGTAAAAGAGATCACCGGCGTTCTGTGGATTCCAGAAATACCCTCAATGATCTCCTGAAGCATCTAAATGACCCAAACAGCAACCCCAAAGCCATCATGGGAGATATCCAGATGGCCCACCAGACCCTAATGCTGGATCCTGTGGGACCTATGTCTGAGGTCCCACCCAAGGTCCCCAACCGGGAGGCATCACTATACTCTCCTCCTTCAACTCTCCCCAGAAATAGCCCAACCAAGCGAGTGGACGTCCCCACCACTCCTGGAGTCCCAATGACATCTCTGGAAAGACAAAGGGGTTATCACAAAAATTCCTCGCAGAGGCACTCTATATCTGCAATGCCTAAAAACTTAAACTCACCAAATGGTGTTTTGTTGTCTAGACAGCCTAGTATGAACCGTGGAGGGTACATGCCCACCCCCACTGGGGCTAAGGTGGACTATATTCAGGGCACGCCAGTGAGTGTTCATCTGCAGCCTTCCCTCTCCAGACAGAGCAGCTATACAAGTAATGGCACCCTTCCTAGGACGGGACTAAAGAGGACACCGTCCTTAAAACCTGATGTGCCACCAAAGCCTTCATTTGTTCCTCAAACCACGTCTGTCAGACCACTGAACAAATACACTTACTAG
- the SEMA6D gene encoding semaphorin-6D isoform X5, with translation MRFFLLCAYMLLLMISQLRAVSFPEDDEPLNTVDYHYSRQYPVFRGRPSGNESQHRLDFQLMLKIRDTLYIAGRDQVYTVNLNEIPKTEVIPSKKLTWRSRQQDRENCAMKGKHKDECHNFIKVFVPRNDEMVFVCGTNAFNPMCRYYRLNTLEYDGEEISGLARCPFDARQTNVALFADGKLYSATVADFLASDAVIYRSMGDGSALRTIKYDSKWIKEPHFLHAIEYGNFVYFFFREIAVEHNNLGKAVYSRVARICKNDMGGSQRVLEKHWTSFLKARLNCSVPGDSFFYFDVLQSITDIIQINGIPTVVGVFTTQLNSIPGSAVCAFSMDDIEKVFKGRFKEQKTPDSVWTAVPEDKVPKPRPGCCAKHGLAEAYKTSIDFPDETLSFIKSHPLMDSAVPPVADEPWFTKTRIRYRLTAIAVDHTAGPHQNYTVIFVGSEAGVVLKVLAKTSPFSLNDSVLLEEIEAYNHAKCNAENEEDRKVISLQLDKDHHAVYVAFSSCVIRLPLSRCERYGSCKKSCVASRDPYCGWLSQGTCGRVTPGMLAGGYEQDTEYGNTAHLGDCHDMEVSSSSVTTMASIPEITPKVIDTWRPKLTSSRKFVVQDDPNTSDFTDPLSGIPKGVRWEVQSGESNQMVHMNVLITCVFAAFVLGAFIAGVAVYCYRDLFVRKNRKIHKDAESAQSCTDSSGSFAKLNGLFDSPVKEYQQNIDSPKLYSNLLTSRKELPPNGDTKSMVMDHRGQPPELAALPTPESTPVLHQKTLQAMKSHSDKAHGHGASRKETPQFFPSSPPPHSPLSHGHIPSAIVLPNATHDYNMSFSNSNAHKAEKKLQNIDHPLTKSSSKRDHRRSVDSRNTLNDLLKHLNDPNSNPKAIMGDIQMAHQTLMLDPVGPMSEVPPKVPNREASLYSPPSTLPRNSPTKRVDVPTTPGVPMTSLERQRGYHKNSSQRHSISAMPKNLNSPNGVLLSRQPSMNRGGYMPTPTGAKVDYIQGTPVSVHLQPSLSRQSSYTSNGTLPRTGLKRTPSLKPDVPPKPSFVPQTTSVRPLNKYTY, from the exons ATGAGGTTCTTCCTGCTTTGTGCCTACATGCTGCTCCTGATGATTTCCCAGCTGAGGGCAGTCAGCTTTCCTGAAGATGATGAACCCCTCAATACAGTTGATTATCACT ATTCAAGGCAATATCCGGTTTTTAGAGGACGCCCTTCAGGCAATGAATCCCAGCACAGGCTGGACTTTCAGCTGATGTTGAAAATTCGAGACACACTTTATATTGCTGGCAG GGATCAAGTTTATACAGTAAACTTGAATGAAATCCCCAAAACAGAAGTAATACCGAGCAAG AAACTGACATGGCGGTCAAGACAACAGGACCGAGAAAACTGTGCTATGAAAGGCAAACATAAA GATGAATGCCACAACTTTATCAAAGTATTTGTTCCAAGAAACGATGAGATGGTTTTTGTATGTGGTACCAATGCATTTAATCCCATGTGTAGATACTATAGG ttgaATACCTTAGAGTATGACGGGGAGGAAATTAGTGGCCTGGCAAGATGCCCATTTGATGCCAGACAAACCAATGTTGCCCTTTTTGCTG ATGGGAAGCTGTATTCTGCCACAGTGGCTGACTTCTTGGCCAGCGATGCTGTTATTTATCGAAGCATGGGTGATGGATCTGCCCTTCGTACAATAAAATAtgattccaaatggattaaag AGCCACATTTTCTTCATGCCATAGAATATGGAAactttgtctatttcttctttcgaGAAATTGCTGTGGAACATAATAATTTAGGCAAG GCTGTGTATTCCCGTGTGGCCCGCATCTGTAAAAATGACATGGGTGGCTCCCAGCGGGTCCTGGAGAAACACTGGACTTCATTTCTGAAGGCTCGGCTTAACTGCTCTGTCCCCGGAGATTCGTTTTTCTACTTTGATGTTCTGCAGTCTATTACAGACATCATACAAATCAATGGCATCCCCACTGTGGTCGGGGTGTTCACCACACAGCTCAACAG CATTCCTGGGTCTGCAGTGTGTGCATTTAGCATGGATGACATTGAAAAAGTATTCAAAGGACGgtttaaagaacagaaaacccCAGATTCTGTGTGGACAGCAGTCCCCGAAGACAAAGTACCGAAgccaag GCCTGGCTGTTGTGCAAAGCATGGCCTTGCCGAAGCTTATAAAACCTCCATCGATTTCCCTGATGAAACCCTGTCGTTCATCAAATCCCACCCGCTGATGGACTCTGCCGTCCCACCCGTTGCCGACGAGCCCTGGTTCACAAAGACCCGGATCAG GTACAGACTGACGGCCATCGCCGTCGACCACACTGCCGGGCCCCACCAGAACTACACAGTCATCTTTGTTGGCTCTGAAGCTGGCGTGGTGCTTAAAGTTTTGGCAAAGACCAGTCCTTTCTCTTTGAATGACAGTGTATTGCTGGAAGAGATTGAAGCATACAACCATGCAAA GTGTAATGCTGAGAATGAGGAGGACAGAAAGGTCATCTCATTACAGTTGGATAAAGACCATCACGCTGTGTACGTGGCGTTCTCCAGCTGCGTTATTCGCCTCCCCCTCAGTCGCTGTGAGCGTTACGGATCCTGTAAAAA GTCTTGTGTTGCATCTCGGGACCCGTACTGTGGCTGGTTAAGCCAGGGCACCTGTGGCAGAGTGACCCCAGGGATGCT CGCTGGAGGATACGAACAAGACACAGAATACGGCAACACGGCCCACCTAGGGGACTGCCATG ACATGGAGGTATCTTCATCATCTGTTACCACAATGGCAAGTATCCCAGAAATTACACCTAAAGTGATTGATACCTGGAGACCTAAACTGACGAGCTCCCGGAAATTTGTAGTTCAAGATGACCCAAACACTTCTGATTTTACTGATCCTTTATCAGGTATCCCAAAGG GTGTGCGATGGGAGGTCCAGTCGGGGGAGTCCAACCAGATGGTCCACATGAATGTCCTCATCACCTGTGTCTTTGCCGCTTTTGTTTTGGGTGCATTCATTGCAGGTGTGGCAGTATACTGCTATCGTGACCTGTTTGTTCGGAAAAACAGAAAGATTCATAAAGATGCAGAATCTGCCCAGTCGTGCACAGACTCCAGTGGAAGTTTTGCCAAACTGAATGGTCTCTTTGACAGCCCAGTCAAGGAATATCAACAGAATATCGATTCTCCCAAATTGTACAGTAACCTGCTGACCAGTCGGAAAGAGTTGCCTCCCAACGGAGATACTAAATCCATGGTGATGGACCATCGGGGCCAACCTCCCGAACTGGCTGCTCTCCCCACGCCTGAGTCTACACCTGTGCTTCACCAGAAGACCCTGCAGGCCATGAAGAGCCACTCAGACAAGGCCCATGGCCATGGGGCTTCAAGGAAAGAAACCCCACAGTTTTTCCCTTCTAGTCCACCACCCCATTCCCCATTAAGTCACGGGCATATCCCCAGTGCCATTGTTCTTCCTAATGCTACTCATGACTACAACATGTCTTTCTCAAACTCCAATGCTCACAAAGCTGAAAAGAAGCTTCAAAACATTGACCACCCACTTACCAAGTCATCCAGTAAAAGAGATCACCGGCGTTCTGTGGATTCCAGAAATACCCTCAATGATCTCCTGAAGCATCTAAATGACCCAAACAGCAACCCCAAAGCCATCATGGGAGATATCCAGATGGCCCACCAGACCCTAATGCTGGATCCTGTGGGACCTATGTCTGAGGTCCCACCCAAGGTCCCCAACCGGGAGGCATCACTATACTCTCCTCCTTCAACTCTCCCCAGAAATAGCCCAACCAAGCGAGTGGACGTCCCCACCACTCCTGGAGTCCCAATGACATCTCTGGAAAGACAAAGGGGTTATCACAAAAATTCCTCGCAGAGGCACTCTATATCTGCAATGCCTAAAAACTTAAACTCACCAAATGGTGTTTTGTTGTCTAGACAGCCTAGTATGAACCGTGGAGGGTACATGCCCACCCCCACTGGGGCTAAGGTGGACTATATTCAGGGCACGCCAGTGAGTGTTCATCTGCAGCCTTCCCTCTCCAGACAGAGCAGCTATACAAGTAATGGCACCCTTCCTAGGACGGGACTAAAGAGGACACCGTCCTTAAAACCTGATGTGCCACCAAAGCCTTCATTTGTTCCTCAAACCACGTCTGTCAGACCACTGAACAAATACACTTACTAG